TATTTTTAGTCTATCTTTTTGATTGTTGTTTGAAAGGACagcaaagaatgaaaatgattttcttgAGTTTCCATTCATTTGCCATCTTTTTATTCTCAAAATAGGAAGTACACTGCAGAAAGTGAGAACtatgtccttttatttttattctcttcaagcttttgttttaaaacagaaacttGTGATGAGCTTAAAATTGTCACTGAGTAACTTTTCAAGTTTTAGGTTTTGTATGTGCTCTAGATTTTATTGTAATCTTCCCTCTGATTTTATCTGCAATTACTTCAGgcaaacaggaaagagaaaatggtcCTCTTATGACAATTGTAGAAACTAGCCTTAATATGATcatgaattttaatatatttgtgtaATCATTACAGTGAATTACAAAGGAGAAAGTGATTAATTCGGGAGATGAGGAATACTGAAGCATTTAGGGGTTCAAGGAAGtccttgacttttttctttaggGAATTGTGCATATGTATGCTGAATTACTACCTATTGTTCTGGACCTGTGTCACTAGTAGGGATGAAGGGAGGATGTGGCAGCTGTCTCACACACATACAGCCGTGCGTCGCTTAATGATGGATATATCTGAGAAGTGTGTCGTTACACGGTTTTATGATTGTGCAAACATCTGaaagtatacttacacaaacctagatgatagagcctactacacacctaggctgtatggaaCTAATCTTCTGAGATTaccgttgtatatgtggtccgttgttgactgaaatgtccttATGAGGCACATGGCTGTACTGTACACACACATGATTTGTTTTGGATAAGCAGTTTGCCTTCTAGCAGCTTAATGTGAAATATGGTTCCAGAGTAGTTACCATTGGAGCTGTGAAATTTTCTGTTGCTGTAAAGTTTTCAAATCCTTAGACTTACAGAATCTTACAGATGGAAAGGCACTTTAGATTTCATATAAACTAGCCTCTATTTTAGGGATATTTCAAGAAGcaattaagtgacttgtccaaggtcatataaTTAGTGGCAGAGGCAGAACAGAAACTTAATTCTCTAGGTTTCTTTACTCAAGGAACTTTCTGATCCATGTAGTTAAATCTGGATAGGAGAGAGTTGCTATTTAAtccaaaaataaatgataatatacTCAAACCATTCTGAGTATTATTAAGAGAAGAGTTGTTTGACAAAGCTCAACTTaatgggaaattttattttattatttaaaaaaattattattatttttgctgaggaagattcaccctgagctgacatctgttgccaatcttcctctttttttcttttttttttatgtgggccACCATCACAGcactgtttcttcatctttacatATTCTAATTCCCCCATTCTTCAAAGCATAATTTAAATGTTGTTTCCTCCATCAGGTCATCCCTGATCATACCAGCTAGAAGGAATCTCTTCTTCCTTTGAATTCCATGGCACATTACTTAACACAGTCTGCCTAGTCTTACAGTTATTTATGTTTGTGTCTTATTTTTGGTGGGGGGGCTTTTTTTTGAGTtatacttgacatataacattgtattagtttcaagtgtacaacataatgagtcaatatttgtatacaatgCAAAATGATCTCCACAATAAGTaaagttaacatctgtcaccatacgtagTTACAAGAAACTTTTCTTTAAGGTCCTCCTAGGCTTCTTGAGGGAAGAATGCCAATCTGTTTCCTCTTAGTATTCCCAGAGAGGATCAAATGCGTAtaagtaggtgttcaataaataattatttagttAATTCTGAAAATAGTATTGCTAAAATAGAGATTGCCAGTACTTATAATTAGCCTTTGACCACGCCCAATCAATAAAGCAAAGCAGATGAATTGCCCCTTTCCATGGCATACGCCTTTCTGGTTACAGGTtgccttttgttcctttttccctctcataTTGCCTTTGATGTTAATTTTTACCTAAATTCCATCTGTCTGGTATGGAGGTGTTTTTAATTCCAGCTGCCTAAGAATTACCCTGAAACCTAACAGGCTTATTATTATTAGATATGTTAGATATAGACTTTCTATTAAATCAGCATATGTGTATAGGTCTGAAGGTTTGGTATGAGCAGTCCTTTCTCTAGGTAaatgtttgattctttttgtttgaaTTATGCTATACTTAATATCTTAACTGggacttattttatttcttcaaaacatCATAAAATTCTAAGGTAGGGAACCATAGTTTTCTAGGACTGAGGTTCTCAGCCCTTTTTTTGATGGGAAGGGGATCTACAAAGATTACATTTACAACATGCTCCCATTTATTGTTCGTATTTCTCACTGCATAAAGTGATTCTCTATGGGCCATTTGAGAATTACCACTCTAGAGGATCTATGAATTCCctgaaattatatgtaaaattttgtCGGGAGAGAGTCTATGTCCATTATTTGAATatcaaaatattgacaaacccATAAAGGTAAAAACCCATTGCCTTAagatgacataattttttttaatgagatgcATTTCTTGGCAAGTTTATTAATAATGTGCTGTTTTACATTGTGAATATATGTAGTGTAAATTGTATAGTACTTTGGCTTATGATTTCGTTATACTCATTTGACCCTCATAATAGCATGTGAGGTAGTCAGATGATGGTCCTTTTTATAGGAGAAGAAGCTGAGGCTAAGAGAGGTTAAGTGCTTAAGGTCAGACAGATAGTAAATAAGAACAAAACTAGAATCCAGATCTTCTCACTGCTGGTCATTTAGTTTTTCTGATATATCACCTTGGTTCTTTGCAAATTTAGAACATTATTTCTAATTCACTTAGTCTTTGGGAAAAGGAGAAACCCGTGTGAGGTGATCCCAAATATAAGGAAATTCCCCGTTTTCCTGATGAGAATATTAAGAAGAAAAGTTTTTTGCCAATTGGAATATATAAGTTTTAGGAGGGTAGCACAAATAGTCCAATGTGTTCTtaagatatttaataatttacttatacatatgtgtttaaaattatataaataagatttttaattgagaaataattgcttttttcctttcttatattcATGAGACAATTTATCCAAATTCTTCACAAGCATCATCATTACCACTAGGTCCACTTGAATTACCAGTTTTCTGGAACTTTTATATAAGATTTTTGCTATGTAGCACTTTTTGAATCTGTATGgtgtttttggaaatttttttttttaaagattttacttttcctttttctccccaaagacccccagtacatagttgtatattttttttagttgtgggttcttctggttgtggcatgtgggatgctgcttcagcatggcttgatgagcagtgccatgtcctcacccaggatccaaaccggtgaaaccctgggccaccgaagtggagtgcgcgaattcaaccacttagccacagggccggcccctgtttttggAAATTTTCTCTCAAGTCATAAAAATCCATTTGTATAACATTAGGAGAgttgattttaaaagatatatttataattcaACACATGAAACTGAGTTCTGATCCTCAGGATAATTAATAAAGCaggtgactttttatttttttttattttatttttttttattggcacctgggctaacaactgttgccaatctttttttttttttttctgctttatctccccaaacccccccccgtacgcagttgtatatcttagttgcaggtccttctagttgtgggatgtgggatgctgcctcagcatggcctgacgagcagtgccatgtccgcacccaggatccgaaccctgggccaccgcagcggagtgcatgaacttaaccactcggccacggagccagccccatgactTTTTATTAATACATGCAAAACAAGCATAGTTTGAGATTGAGGATAATGTCTACCCTGAACAACTCATTTAGATGTTCAACATAAAGTAATTGAGAGAGCATCTTTAATATGACAGACTGTAGAAGGATTTGAATCTACACAACTCTTTTTTTAAGATAAGtataccttattttattttattatttaaatttttttttcttttttttttcagtgaggaagtttggccctgagctctcaggtgccagtcttcctctaatttgtatgtgggacgctgtcacagcatggcttgatgagtggtgtgtatgtgcatgcctgggatccgaacctgtgaaccccgggcttccgaagtggaacacatgaacttaaccactctgccaccaggccggccccaagtattccttatttttttattttttttttttaagattttattttttccttttttctccccgaagccccccggtacatagttgtatattcttcgttgtgggtccttctagttgtggcatgtgggacgctgcctcagcgtggtttgatgagcagtgccatgtctgcgcccaggattcgaaccaacgaaacactgctCCGCCGGCAGCGGAGTGCACggactaaaccactcggccacggggccagccccaagtattccttattttaacaatatttttaattgctaTCATATCACACTTAAAAATTacagtaattccttaatatcattaaCTATTTCATTCACTGTTCAGATTTTCCCAGtagtcttataatttttttttttacagtatgAATTAGGATTCAAATAAGATTTATACATTGTGATTGATTGACATATCTGTCTCTTGTCTCCTTTAATCTTTGGATTTGctctccattcctttttttttttttttaattgagatataattcacataccataaaatttagccttttaaaatatgcaattttttagtatattcacaaagttgtacaacTATAACCACTAAGCTTAGGATATTTTCATAACCCCAGAAGGAAACCCCATACTCATTAGCAGATGCTTCCCATTTCCCCtctcccagtccctggcaacaactaatctactttgtctctgtggatttgcctactctagataattcacataaatggaattatgccAGATGTGGCCTTTTtcatctggtttctttcacttagcataatattttcaaagctcatccatgttgtagcatgtttttcattcctttttatggttgaataatattccattgtatggatataccacatttgtttatctgttcatcagttgatggacatttgtattttcactttttagctattatgaataattactgctatgaacattcatgtccAAGTTTTTATGTGGCACAGCTCTTTTCTGAGGGGTAATTTAGGGGCAAAAATCTTACCTTATTTGGACACATGTGGCATATAAACCTTTTGTAAACCAGTACAGAGACTTATCTGCTTATCATCAGTAAGCTGAAGCAGcaactacatttttattttttatttttttgccagaAATATGTGGATGGTTGAAACATGAACCTCCTATGATAAAAATTAATGTGAAGTCAGATTTCTGGAGTACATTTGGTTTTAGTCTTCTTAACAAATACTCTTGCCTGGTGATAATTTTAGGTCAATTTCTTCTCCTTAGGGATTAAGGTATTATCATTATTTGTGTACCAAAAATTATAGGAGACCTTgcccttatttaaaaaaatctttatctcATGCTGTTAAAGACATGGAATCACCACGATGTACGCTTTAAATATCATACAgttttattcaaaaaaataaaatgctgtagtcaacaaaaaataaaataaatcaagttAAGACATGGAGTAGagaatttcttttgagaaatatggATCATaaccattttgcatttttattctttttctgagaTCCTTTACTGTCCTCAGTATATCTTCTTGCCTCATACCTGGGTAATGGCAAAAACCTCCCAAGTAGTCCATGATGGTGAAAGATACATTTCTTAAGTacaaaactatttatttttaaaaattataaatgtttggGAAAAAGTGTTTTTAGACTTTCAAGCTAGCTTATTTGCCACTCTTAAAGTAATCAACTGGTAATTTTTGTGCTGTATACCtctgtctaaaatatttttctagtcttTCTAAAAGGAACTAATTTACAAAACAAGATTCTTCCTAAGAGTACTTATTTATAATTTAGGactacttttttttaactgtttttaattCTGTACTACGTAAAAGTAACTTTATGCTGGGATAATTAGGGTAAGTTTCAGTGTAGAGTTGATAGAATCAGCAACATAAACAAAATAGTGTTACTCCCTTAAATGTGCTTCTTTCTAAACTTGCAGTTGTTATTTAGGAGATAGAGCAGTTGATAGCTTGAGATTTCACATGACAAAATCTGCCCCATGTTCGTTGGAAGTAAATcaatcagtaaaaataaaaatctgtttggTAGAGGGAAGTAATTTGTGCAAGATAACAGttcaaacagttttccaatgtAAATTCTTCATCCCTAGCTTCTTGGATATAAGCATGATGGTAGTTATCTCCCAAATAACCTAATGACCCATTCTTGATGGATAAGGACATTATATTGTCctataattattataaaactgTATTGATGTATTGAAACcataagaatatttatttcagtTGACTAACTTGCTTTTTCTTCAAGCTGCTTACCTGTAGAGGACAGGTTTCTGTAAAGCTGAGAAGCCTGACCAGTAGGATGTTGATTTCAGAGGTTGTGTCCTAGCATTGAGGTTTCCAAAATGTGTAAATAGTCTTTTTGTTACTTGTACTTGTGAACTCTTGGGTTCCTGCACTGAAGAGACTAATACTGTACTTAGTTTTCTTACTCTCCTGCAAATGGCATTTGAGATCTGCTCTTCTTCCCTTTGGTgctttatttgtttaatgaagtGTTAGACTCTGAAAAAAGGCTGTTGGTCTTGATCATTGCCCAATGTCAAAACTTGTGTGAAACATTgtcatttagttttcattttatagattgtTTGCATGTCTGGAGGTCAGATAGTATGGGATGGGAAGGTTAAGCAAAGAGCAGAAGATAAATTTAGATTTACTAGATTGGTTCCATGTTCTAggcaaaaatgaaaggaaaggtcAGGGGCTTCTTATAACCTTAATCTGCCTGATCAGACCTCTGTTTTGGCTGTGAAAATCTCTATTCTTAGAAAAAGTTTAAACTCTTCTTTATGgatctgccaaagcagagagaaatCCAGTTTTGAGTCACACGGGACCCATTAATAATGTATGTGTAGACTTGGAAAAAATTCTTTGCTAAGTTTTTCTTTAAGTGTATTattgaaaaataggaataatagcttcattttcctctattttagcTTTGTCTTATGAATTACATACTATAATTAAAATAGCTATGAAGTAGAGTTTGAAAGTCAGCATTCTAATAGTAGTCATGTCACTAAATAACTGATTGTGCCTTTCTGTGGAAGATCTAAGGGTGTTGAGAAAACACATGTGAAGAAATAATTAGTACTTATTTATGCATATGTTCCTGGCAGGTGCTGTTGGCAGCAGCAGTCTGCACGAAAGCAGGAAAGGCTATTGTTTCTCGACAGTTTGTGGAGATGACCCGAACTCGAATCGAGGGCTTGTTAGCAGCTTTTCCAAAGCTTATGAACACTGGAAAACAACATACCTTTGTTGAAACAGAGAGCGTAAGATATGTCTACCAGCCTATGGAGAAACTGTACATGGTACTGATCACTACCAAAAACAGCAACATCTTAGAAGATCTAGAGACCCTGAGGCTCTTCTCAAGAGTGGTAAGAATCCTTCTATAATGGTGggttacagtttttattttaaattttctgtgtgaaactattttttcccccaaagcagcTGATGCTTATCAGTTTACATGCTTTGTGctcaccacccccacccagcaGGTTATTGCTATAGCTCTttcttcattcagcaaacatttactgggTGTTCTCCTAGGTTGTAAGTATTGCAAAAGAGAATATGAGAACGGTGCTTCTGTTTCCTagttctttaaagattttatttttcctttttctccccaaagccccccggtacatagttgtatatttttagttgtgggtccttctagttgtggcatgtgggatgccacctcactgtggcttgatgagcggagcaatgtccacacccaggatcggaactggtgaaaccctgggccactgaagcggagcgtgcaagcTTAACTacccggccacagggccggcccctgtttccTAGTTCTTAAGCAGTTACTCTAATCTGCTTTGTGGTTCTGACACTAGTCTGGCCATATTTTGAGATAATGTTTTTTAGATAAGACTTACTGATAGAGCCACAAGCACGCAAAGACTTTATGCCAAAGTCTTGCTTAAAATAAAGAGTAGAGGAGCTAAGAGATTCGGGTTTATTGAAATTTGTGTACTTTAAAGGATAAGACTTGGAAAACATTACTGCTGATAAATTCtaaatctttcttttccattgCTATCCATGATTAGATCCCTGAATATTGCCGAGCCTTAGAAGAGAATGAAATATCTGAGCActgttttgatttgatttttgcttttgatgaAATTGTCGCTCTGGGATACCGGGAGAATGTTAACCTGGCACAGATCAGAACTTTCACAGAAATGGATTCTCACGAGGAGAAGGTGTTCAGAGCAGTCAGAGAGGTAAATAGCCTCTTCTCTGGTACTGTTGGTTTGTGTGTCTTACTTTTAGGCTTCACTgtctgattttcctctttttatttgctAGTATAGACTGTGCTCAAACCTACATCCATTATGTCTCTTTGTAGACTCAAGAACGTGAAGCCAAGGCTGAGATGCGGCGTAAAGCAAAGGAATTACAGCAGGCCCGAAGAGATGCAGAGAGACAAGGCAAAAAAGCACCAGGATTTGGGGGATTTGGGAGCTCCGCAGTATCTGGAGGCAGCACAGCTGCCATGATCACAGAGACCATCATTGAAACTGATAAACCAAAAGTGGCACCTGCACCAGCCAGGTATAATCCACTGTATCACAGGCAACCCTGCTATGGCAGATGAAGGCTGTATGTGTGATCTTGGAATGATACCTGATTTCCAGGCAAGGTGTAAATAATGAGTGACTTGATGAAGTAAGATGTAATATTAAATTTGGCCACATGATATAGGGATAAAGGAGAAATCTGAATatggtatttttccttttgtgtaaaagagatttcttttacaaattaTACTATGACCTCAATTTCCTATGAGAGTTGCCTTATTTTCGGAGAAGAGGGGATATTTAACTGTCTGTGAAAGACAGATTTTTAATCTTGGTGTTCATGAATGGATTTCAGGGAGAATCTGTAAACTACTTGAAATTATATGCAAAAGTTTGCACAGGTATATTTATCTGGATGGAAGGCACATCGCATCATGCATGCTTATAAAAGTATACCTTTGGTCTTTGGGTACTTGAAGCTTATGTATTAATAGTGCCTCAGCTACCAGTTTGGGCAGAGAATAGTCTAGTTGTCCACTAAACATTGGGAAGCTTGGGTTTTTCCCTTAAGGTCTTcacattcctctttttttccccttcacatTCCTCTTAGAGAATAGCTTCAGGGAAAGCTTCAGTGATATGGGgttatcagttttttttttaatcatgtgtattttttcttattttgtattcttCCACTTAGACCTTCAGGCCCCAGCAAGGCTTTGAAACTTGGAGCCAAAGGAAAGGAAGTAGATAACTTTGTGGACAAATTGAAATCTGAAGGTGAAACTATCGTGTCCTCCAATATGGGCAAGCGTACCTCTGAAGCAACCAAGGTGCATGCTCCACCCATTAATATGGAAAGGTAAGTAATGACATTTCCAGTAAGAACAGATCACATAatgcttaaaaaattttatttcactgcactattaattctttttgtgtcttaatttttcagatttaaaagACTTGGAATAAATTGTAGGTATTAACGTGaggatttttgggttttttttcttttaaccatgATTGAAGGGTTCTCAgccatctattttctttttttcttctgtctgtctttttgtttggtgaggaagattggccctgagctaacatccatgccagtcttcctccattttgtatgtgggatgctgccacagcatggtttgatgagcagtgtgtaggtctgtgcctgggatctgaacccgtgaaccccagactgctgaagcagagcccatgaacttacgctaccaggctggccccctgccaTCTATTTTCTGTGAAGTTTAGAACTTACCTTTTTATCAACGTGTGCTGGctaaattcaagaaaaataacttgcCTTCATGCCTACTGTGTACCTTGTCTCTTAAAGTGGACTTGAATTAGAGGGCTAGTGCTATGATGACCCCTACACTATATTTTGGCATGTCTTTTTCTGATTAAACTTGAAGGAGAACcaatttttaatacaaaatttatGAATATCTTTAACAGCAAATTAACATTGTCTTTTGCCTTTTAAGTATTTGAACCCAGTTTAGAATATTTTGATTTGTCTCTTATTTCAGAACTGTGATACTGGTTGGTAACATTTTAGAGTGGTAGTTATCAAGTTCACATATTCATGGCTCAGATTCTTGTCTTGAAGCCCAGACCTTCTACTGTTGCTGATGGTTTTGAGGTCAAGTGAAAGATGAGTCTAGAAGGATACCTCTATCAGGTGTGCATAAAAAAGGAGTATTTTGTATGTCCTGTTCTGTATGAAATGAACAGGGTTATGTCGGGATAAATCTCTTAAATCACTAAAGCTCCTGTGTTGTCCCTAGTGATTGCTTTGAGTGAGACAAAGActtgacattattttaaaaagatattggAGACTATCACGTACTAAACAGGGTTTGAGACTCTTTTCTAAATGATGAAATACTTCTTGAGCGTAGAGGAAACTCTTATGAAGGTAAATGAGACCTACACTGTCTTATGATACACTCCTTTATGGTCTTGAGTCTCATGCTTTAGTTTCTTGGAAGACTTAGAGGTTGGAATAGAGAACAAAGTAGGATGACAGAATAT
The Equus caballus isolate H_3958 breed thoroughbred chromosome 7, TB-T2T, whole genome shotgun sequence genome window above contains:
- the ARCN1 gene encoding coatomer subunit delta isoform X2, whose amino-acid sequence is MGQNTVLTPVLLAAAVCTKAGKAIVSRQFVEMTRTRIEGLLAAFPKLMNTGKQHTFVETESVRYVYQPMEKLYMVLITTKNSNILEDLETLRLFSRVIPEYCRALEENEISEHCFDLIFAFDEIVALGYRENVNLAQIRTFTEMDSHEEKVFRAVRETQEREAKAEMRRKAKELQQARRDAERQGKKAPGFGGFGSSAVSGGSTAAMITETIIETDKPKVAPAPARPSGPSKALKLGAKGKEVDNFVDKLKSEGETIVSSNMGKRTSEATKVHAPPINMESVHMKIEEKITLTCGRDGGLQNMELHGMIMLRISDDKFGRIRLHVENDDKKGVQLQTHPNVDKKLFTAESLIGLKNPEKSFPVNSDVGVLKWRLQTTEESFIPLTINCWPSESGNGCDVNIEYELQEENLELNDVVITIPLPSGVGAPVIGEIDGEYRHDSRRNTLEWCLPVIDAKNKSGSLEFSIAGQPNDFFPVQVSFISKKNYCNIQVTKVTQVDGNSPVRFSTETTFLVDKYEIL
- the ARCN1 gene encoding coatomer subunit delta isoform X3, whose amino-acid sequence is MVLLAAAVCTKAGKAIVSRQFVEMTRTRIEGLLAAFPKLMNTGKQHTFVETESVRYVYQPMEKLYMVLITTKNSNILEDLETLRLFSRVIPEYCRALEENEISEHCFDLIFAFDEIVALGYRENVNLAQIRTFTEMDSHEEKVFRAVRETQEREAKAEMRRKAKELQQARRDAERQGKKAPGFGGFGSSAVSGGSTAAMITETIIETDKPKVAPAPARPSGPSKALKLGAKGKEVDNFVDKLKSEGETIVSSNMGKRTSEATKVHAPPINMESVHMKIEEKITLTCGRDGGLQNMELHGMIMLRISDDKFGRIRLHVENDDKKGVQLQTHPNVDKKLFTAESLIGLKNPEKSFPVNSDVGVLKWRLQTTEESFIPLTINCWPSESGNGCDVNIEYELQEENLELNDVVITIPLPSGVGAPVIGEIDGEYRHDSRRNTLEWCLPVIDAKNKSGSLEFSIAGQPNDFFPVQVSFISKKNYCNIQVTKVTQVDGNSPVRFSTETTFLVDKYEIL